The Allorhodopirellula heiligendammensis genome includes a window with the following:
- the rpoC gene encoding DNA-directed RNA polymerase subunit beta' — translation MSVGETSNYDRINDYASVRISLARPQDIKSWSFGEVKKPETINYRTYRPEKDGLFCERIFGPEKDWECACGKYRGMKYKGMICDRCGVKVTHSRVRRKRMGHIELAAPVVHIWFFKAMPSRLGNLLAMKTSSLEKVIYFQDYVVIDPGETDLESLQLLTEEEYRAARQQYGPGSFEADMGAEAVRKLLNKLDLVPLSEQLRVDLAETGSKQKKKDLINRLKIVESIRDSDNRPEWMVLDVIPVIPPDLRPLVLLDSGNFATSDLNDLYRRIINRNNRLRKLVDLNAPEVIIRNEKRMLQQSVDALFDNNRCKRPVLGSSNRPLKSLTDMIKGKQGRFRENLLGKRVDYSARSVIVVGPRLKLHQCGLPKKIALELYQPFIIRRLKELGHADTIKSAKKMLERKDEEVWDILEQVIKNHPVMLNRAPTLHRMGIQAFEPTLVEGNAIHLHPLVCKGFNADFDGDQMAVHLPLSIEAQVEAHTLMLSTNNVFAPSNGKPIMSPSQDIVMGCYYMTVELPGRKGEGMVFSGYDEVDYALAQGKVELHSKIKMRLPKFQKLKTDDESGVYGAVIETTPGRVRFNEMLPDGMDFYNRAMRSGDLAKSISDCYQRLGRKPTIHLLDDMMQMGFRESTCSGLSFATDDLVTPDTKQKFIKDAEKTVMKHKKAYDRGLMTGKERYNQVLDAWTHAREAITADMMSAMENDIREGGWYINPVFLMSHSGARGGIEQIRQLAGMRGLMAKPTGEIIETPIKANFREGLSVLEYFSSTHGARKGLADTALKTADSGYLTRKLADVAQNVVVTMHDCGTTQGITKGVVYRGEKVEVSLADSINGRVSLKAIVNPVTDELIVDAAQMITPEIARKIEQMGLEKIQVRTPMACDAPLGVCRSCYGMDMATGSMVEEGMAVGIIAAQSIGEPGTQLTMRTFHIGGSVSKQVEESDIKSARDGEVRFTRMKAVTNTEGRDVVLTRNGQVMLVDDRGREIESYDIPTGSTLMVKEGDKVTAGQVLCEWNPYSIPILSEVTGRIRFEDVVEGETMRVDREASGNMRMVIIDHKGDLHPQLVIEDGDGRALHAQYLPERATISVKEGDQVIPGAVLAEMPRETGGVSDITGGLPRVTEIFEARKPKDPAVIAEVDGEVEILSERKRGKRTIIVRSDSGIEREHLVPHGKHFLVHTGDIVKAGQALVDGALVPHDILRVTGEEAVQQYLLHEIQQVYRSQRVEINDKHGEIIIARMLRKVKIESAGDTNLLPGSVMDRFHFRRANQEMRNCVKIANPGDTDYTEGTIVPKEAFEQTNAEVEAMGGATAKSKRCKSATASTQLLGITKAAVQSNSFISAASFQETTKVLTEAALAGKVDKLVGLKENVILGHLIPAGTGFRIFQESEVNYRREALEELAATPVSALEESFPLLGGDGETAEAGASSSEN, via the coding sequence ATGTCAGTTGGCGAAACCAGTAACTACGATCGCATCAACGATTACGCTTCGGTACGCATCTCTTTGGCCCGTCCTCAGGACATCAAGAGTTGGTCGTTCGGAGAAGTCAAGAAACCTGAGACCATCAACTACCGTACCTATCGCCCTGAGAAAGACGGTTTGTTCTGCGAGCGTATTTTCGGCCCTGAGAAGGACTGGGAGTGCGCCTGTGGTAAGTATCGTGGGATGAAGTACAAGGGCATGATCTGTGACCGCTGCGGTGTGAAGGTCACCCACTCGCGCGTTCGTCGTAAACGCATGGGCCACATCGAATTGGCCGCGCCCGTCGTGCACATTTGGTTCTTCAAAGCGATGCCATCGCGACTTGGCAACCTGCTGGCGATGAAGACCAGCTCGCTCGAGAAGGTGATCTACTTCCAAGACTATGTCGTCATCGATCCAGGCGAGACGGACTTGGAATCGTTGCAACTGCTCACCGAGGAAGAGTATCGCGCCGCACGGCAGCAGTACGGTCCGGGTTCATTCGAAGCCGACATGGGGGCAGAAGCGGTTCGCAAGTTGCTCAATAAGCTCGACCTCGTGCCGCTCTCCGAGCAGCTCCGTGTCGACCTTGCCGAAACCGGCAGCAAACAGAAAAAGAAGGACTTGATCAACCGTTTGAAGATCGTCGAGTCGATCCGCGACAGTGACAACCGTCCTGAATGGATGGTGCTCGACGTGATTCCCGTGATCCCGCCAGACTTGCGGCCGCTCGTGCTGCTGGACAGTGGGAACTTCGCGACGAGCGATCTCAATGACCTCTATCGCCGGATCATCAACCGTAACAACCGGTTGCGGAAGCTTGTCGATCTGAACGCGCCCGAGGTCATCATTCGCAACGAAAAGCGCATGTTGCAGCAATCGGTCGATGCGTTGTTTGACAATAACCGTTGTAAGCGACCAGTCCTCGGTTCATCGAACCGGCCGCTGAAGTCGTTGACCGACATGATCAAGGGGAAACAAGGTCGTTTCCGCGAAAACCTGCTCGGCAAGCGAGTCGATTACTCCGCCCGAAGTGTGATCGTGGTCGGCCCGCGGTTGAAGTTGCATCAATGCGGTTTGCCTAAGAAGATCGCCCTGGAGCTCTATCAACCGTTCATCATCCGCCGATTGAAGGAGCTCGGTCACGCCGACACGATCAAGTCCGCCAAGAAGATGCTTGAGCGTAAAGATGAAGAGGTGTGGGATATCCTCGAGCAGGTCATTAAAAATCACCCTGTGATGCTCAACCGTGCCCCCACGCTGCACCGGATGGGGATCCAGGCATTTGAGCCGACTCTCGTTGAAGGTAACGCGATTCACTTGCACCCACTGGTTTGCAAGGGGTTCAATGCTGACTTCGATGGTGATCAGATGGCCGTTCACCTGCCACTTTCGATCGAAGCTCAAGTCGAAGCCCACACGTTGATGCTCAGTACGAACAACGTGTTCGCTCCGTCGAATGGTAAGCCGATCATGAGTCCGTCGCAGGACATCGTCATGGGTTGCTACTACATGACTGTCGAATTGCCTGGTCGTAAAGGCGAAGGGATGGTCTTCAGCGGTTACGACGAAGTGGACTACGCACTCGCTCAGGGCAAGGTCGAACTGCACTCCAAGATTAAGATGCGGTTGCCGAAGTTCCAGAAGCTCAAAACCGATGATGAATCGGGTGTTTATGGGGCTGTCATCGAGACGACTCCGGGCCGTGTGCGGTTCAACGAAATGCTTCCCGACGGGATGGATTTCTACAACCGTGCGATGCGCAGCGGTGACTTGGCAAAATCGATCAGTGACTGCTATCAGCGTCTCGGTCGTAAGCCGACCATTCACCTGCTCGATGACATGATGCAGATGGGCTTCCGCGAGTCCACTTGCAGCGGTCTGTCCTTCGCAACGGATGACTTGGTTACGCCCGACACCAAGCAGAAATTCATCAAGGATGCCGAAAAAACGGTCATGAAGCACAAGAAGGCTTATGACCGTGGTTTGATGACAGGCAAGGAACGCTACAACCAAGTTCTCGATGCTTGGACGCACGCTCGCGAAGCGATTACCGCGGACATGATGAGCGCCATGGAAAACGACATTCGTGAAGGCGGGTGGTATATCAACCCCGTTTTCTTGATGTCGCACTCGGGTGCACGGGGCGGTATCGAGCAAATTCGTCAGCTCGCTGGTATGCGGGGTTTGATGGCCAAGCCAACCGGCGAGATCATTGAAACGCCCATCAAGGCAAACTTCCGCGAAGGCCTCTCGGTGCTCGAGTACTTCTCGTCCACTCACGGTGCACGTAAGGGCTTGGCTGACACGGCGTTGAAGACGGCTGACAGCGGTTACTTGACTCGGAAACTTGCTGACGTCGCGCAGAACGTCGTGGTCACGATGCACGATTGCGGGACCACCCAGGGCATCACCAAGGGTGTCGTTTACCGTGGTGAAAAGGTGGAAGTGTCGCTGGCCGATTCGATCAACGGTCGAGTTAGCTTGAAGGCCATCGTCAACCCGGTCACCGACGAGTTGATTGTCGATGCCGCCCAGATGATCACGCCGGAAATCGCCCGCAAGATCGAGCAGATGGGACTGGAGAAGATCCAGGTCCGTACCCCGATGGCTTGCGACGCGCCGCTGGGTGTGTGCCGCTCTTGTTACGGTATGGACATGGCGACGGGATCGATGGTCGAAGAAGGCATGGCCGTCGGTATCATCGCCGCTCAGTCGATCGGAGAGCCCGGCACGCAGCTAACGATGCGGACGTTCCACATCGGTGGTAGTGTAAGTAAGCAGGTCGAAGAGTCCGATATCAAGTCCGCACGTGACGGTGAGGTTCGCTTCACACGCATGAAGGCGGTGACCAATACCGAAGGTCGCGACGTCGTGTTGACCCGCAACGGCCAGGTGATGTTGGTCGACGATCGGGGCCGCGAAATTGAGTCGTATGACATTCCGACAGGTTCGACTCTGATGGTTAAGGAAGGTGACAAAGTCACCGCCGGCCAAGTGCTCTGCGAGTGGAACCCATACTCGATTCCAATTCTCTCGGAAGTCACCGGTCGCATTCGATTCGAAGACGTTGTCGAAGGCGAAACGATGCGGGTTGACCGCGAGGCCAGTGGTAACATGCGGATGGTCATCATCGATCACAAGGGCGATTTGCACCCGCAGTTGGTCATCGAAGATGGCGATGGTCGAGCGTTGCACGCTCAGTACTTGCCCGAACGTGCCACGATCTCGGTCAAGGAAGGCGATCAAGTGATCCCCGGGGCCGTGCTCGCGGAAATGCCGCGGGAGACCGGCGGTGTGTCGGATATTACGGGTGGTCTGCCTCGAGTTACCGAGATTTTCGAAGCTCGCAAGCCGAAGGATCCCGCCGTGATCGCGGAAGTTGATGGCGAAGTCGAGATCCTCAGCGAACGTAAGCGTGGTAAACGCACGATTATCGTCCGCAGCGATTCAGGCATCGAGCGGGAACACCTCGTGCCTCACGGCAAGCACTTCCTCGTTCATACCGGCGACATCGTCAAAGCAGGGCAAGCCCTCGTTGACGGTGCCTTGGTGCCTCACGACATCCTGCGAGTCACCGGTGAAGAGGCTGTCCAACAGTACCTGTTGCATGAAATCCAACAGGTCTACCGTAGCCAGCGAGTTGAGATCAACGACAAGCATGGCGAAATCATCATTGCCCGCATGTTGCGGAAGGTGAAGATCGAGTCGGCCGGCGATACCAACTTGTTGCCCGGCAGCGTGATGGACCGATTCCACTTCCGTCGTGCCAACCAAGAGATGCGGAACTGTGTAAAGATCGCCAACCCCGGCGATACGGACTACACCGAAGGCACGATCGTACCGAAGGAAGCATTCGAGCAAACCAACGCAGAAGTCGAAGCGATGGGTGGTGCAACAGCGAAGAGCAAACGCTGCAAGAGTGCGACGGCGAGTACCCAGTTACTCGGTATCACCAAGGCTGCTGTGCAGTCGAACAGTTTCATCAGTGCTGCATCGTTCCAAGAGACGACCAAGGTGCTGACCGAAGCCGCTCTGGCCGGCAAGGTCGACAAACTTGTCGGTCTGAAGGAAAACGTGATTCTCGGTCACTTGATCCCAGCTGGTACGGGTTTCCGAATCTTCCAAGAGTCGGAAGTCAACTACCGCCGCGAAGCGTTGGAAGAACTCGCCGCGACCCCCGTGTCGGCGCTCGAGGAATCCTTCCCACTCCTCGGCGGCGACGGCGAAACCGCCGAAGCCGGTGCGTCGAGCAGCGAAAACTGA